A genome region from Nocardia sp. NBC_00565 includes the following:
- a CDS encoding DUF2771 domain-containing protein: MSKPNTRTVVALAVAALSVLTVAFVGVLTVLVRKAEHHDPTVTAYAHGKTVTVEPFLYCTVKLEDCKYGETVALEVPAGYPLQLSLPKKIADAPWLAQLVYVLPNGDKVDRVVSRNDFPEGALAVTIDSKPEDELRLVGVELQLPILARDETGREFYVPHAAWSISTV; the protein is encoded by the coding sequence GTGAGCAAGCCCAATACCCGCACCGTTGTCGCGCTAGCCGTGGCGGCCCTATCGGTGCTCACCGTCGCGTTCGTCGGCGTCTTGACGGTGCTCGTGCGCAAGGCCGAACATCACGACCCGACCGTTACCGCCTATGCCCATGGCAAGACCGTCACGGTCGAGCCGTTCCTCTACTGCACGGTGAAGCTGGAGGACTGCAAATACGGCGAAACCGTCGCACTCGAGGTCCCAGCCGGATATCCGCTGCAGCTGTCGCTGCCGAAGAAGATCGCCGACGCGCCCTGGCTGGCCCAGCTGGTCTACGTCCTGCCCAATGGCGACAAGGTGGATCGGGTGGTGAGCCGCAACGACTTTCCCGAGGGCGCACTCGCCGTCACCATCGATTCGAAGCCGGAGGACGAGTTGCGGCTCGTCGGCGTCGAATTACAGCTGCCGATCCTCGCGCGCGACGAGACCGGGCGGGAGTTCTACGTCCCGCACGCGGCCTGGTCGATCAGTACCGTGTGA
- a CDS encoding cold-shock protein encodes MPTGRVKWYDVEKGFGFLSQDEGEDVYVRSSALPDGVEGLKPGQRVEFGMAAGRRGPQALSLKVLESPPSVRQGQERDRAAHREPAVRKHTPDELHGMVEDMITLLEAKVQPDLRKGKYPDRKTAQRISEVVRAVARELDH; translated from the coding sequence GTGCCGACCGGCAGGGTGAAGTGGTACGACGTCGAAAAGGGCTTCGGCTTCCTTTCCCAAGACGAGGGTGAGGATGTCTATGTCCGTTCGTCCGCGCTGCCGGATGGTGTCGAGGGACTCAAGCCCGGTCAGCGCGTCGAATTCGGGATGGCCGCCGGGCGTCGTGGGCCGCAGGCGCTGAGCCTCAAGGTGCTCGAGTCGCCGCCGTCGGTCCGGCAGGGCCAGGAGCGCGATCGTGCGGCGCACAGGGAACCGGCCGTGCGCAAGCACACGCCGGACGAACTGCACGGGATGGTCGAGGACATGATCACCCTGCTCGAGGCCAAGGTGCAGCCGGATCTGCGCAAGGGCAAGTACCCGGATCGCAAGACCGCGCAGCGCATTTCGGAAGTGGTGCGGGCGGTCGCGCGCGAACTCGACCACTGA